The DNA segment aaaacaggcAATTAcgaccaatttatagcaacgaaaagagtattagcaaccaaaattggttgctaatactcttttcgttgctataaattggtcgcaattgcctgtttttcttgtagtgggaGGAGCATTTAAACACACTCTTGGAACAAATAAAAGGAAACCAGATCATGCAGATTAAGGTATTCTTCAATGGTTGGTAGAAGCCAAGCTGTTTCCAACATCAATGACAAATCGGTATCTTACATCACCCTTAGCAAGACGCTCCATTGCCTTGTTAAGGTAGTCTATTGGAATAACCTCAATGTCTgctttgatgttatgttttgcaGCAAAATCTATCATCTCTTGTGTTTCCTTCAATCCTCCAGTGCCACTCCCCGCAATCATTTTTCTTCCTGTTAAAACAAGTCTTATTAACTCTATAGCTATGTATGAACAAGATGGAATTCCAAGTTTTAACGAAGGGAAAAATTAGTGGTTGACTTGAAAGGAAATTACCCATTATCAGAGGAAAGACTGGTAGCTCAAGCGGCTTGTCTGGAACACCCACTATAACAAGCTTTCCATGAGACTTTAATAGATCAATTAAGGGCTGAATAGAATGCACAGCAGATACTGTATCCAGTATACCATCAAACGTGCCCTGGGCAGCCTgtacaaatttaatatttttaacaatcGCTCTCTAATATTATTAGACTATCAAAGGAGAACTAGAGAAAAGTTTTGTTAGCTAATTACACTCACATGCATTTGTTCTTGGTCACGACTATGTAAGAATGAGTCAGCACCAAGATGCTCTAAAGCTTCATCCTTCTTGTTGGTGGAGGTACTAATTACAGTCACTTTTGCTCCGAAAGCCTTGGCAAATTTAACACCCACATGACCAAGTCCACCTAGTCCAACAATCCCAATGTGTTTACCCGGCTCTGCTAACCCAAAATATTTCAAAGGACTGTAAAGTGTTATCCCAGCACAAAGAAGGGGAGCACCAGCATCGAGTGGTAAGTTTTCAGGGAATCGAATGATGTAGTGCTCATTAGCTACCATAGTGTCAGAGAAGCCTCCGTAGGTAATTGTGCCATCGTAATAAATGTCATCATATGTCAGTATCAGTTGGGGACAATAAACTTCAAGATCATTGTTACAATTCTCACAGGAGTGGCATGCACCAATCAAGGTTCCCACTCCCACTTTGTCTCCCACTTTAACTTTCTTCACCTCGTTCCCTACTTCTGTCACTTCCCCAACAATTTCGTGCCTACAATTAAAATGAAAGTCCAATGTTATTGCATACTGAAGTAGTTACTTTGTGTAACAAAAGATCTATTGACGTACTTGTTGATCTTTTTTAGGCTACATAATTGCTTAAAATGAAATGGAAACTTACCCAGGAACAAGTGGGTATTTGGAAGTACCCCACTCATTTTTTATCCTGTGAAGGTCGGTGTGGCATATCCCACAATAAAGAACTTTGAACCTTACGTCCTTGTCTCCAGTTGCTCTATAGATATACCATTTAAAGCACAAATTGAAAACTTAGAAgcatgagaaaataatatatgaaaacAAATGAGAGACAATCATAATGCATGGATAAggataattttctttctttttttatttatttttattttttattttattttttataggaaatagacttctttttatttaaatgaaggACACGCGCCACGCTTGAAGTGTGTCTGACCGTTGATATTAGggagagcttctctctctagaacATTAGGGAGTCTATTTCAATCTTGATGATCGAAGATCTGAAACTATTCAACATTAATTTATGAGCTTTGCTACTCATAAgcccatacaccacacaccacataattttttatttttttattttttaaatttattttttaaattttatttagttttattctttttaaaataatagaatccTTCTATTAATCatccatatactatatatttagtaatagaaaaaaattaaaaaaataataaaaaaaatggtgtgtggtgtatgaggcttatgaatagaatttttcttaatttatttacttcaaTTGCTAAGAGTAGAAAATAGAAGGAAGGGAAAACTGATAAAGTAAGAATGGAATTAAGGTGGCGACTGAGAGAGATTGAGGGTACCTTCTGGAGAATTTGAAAGGCGAGAGAAGGCCAGAAGAATCTCTCACTGCCCATCCAAAGGCCTTCACCGGATGCTCTTCCTCAGGTGATTTTGccatttttatcttcttctagACACGTACGTACTATAAAAACAACTAAGAAATAGTGACAATAGAGTCAGAGTTCAAGCAGAGAAAAATGAGGGAGAGATTTATGATGAGTATGGGAATGTGAATTGTGGAGGCCAGAAACAAGCGTtcgatgtatatatatagggggAGTAGGGGAGCACTGAATTGGGGTGGGGATGACGTATTGGGTGAGCAAATGGGGTAAATACGTGAGGTAATGGCTTTTGTAGTCTTGTTGACTACTTTTGTCATCGATACAGAAATGAGTGAATGGTTTAATTTGGCTGACATACTCGATGAGCTAATTCCTGAAGGGTCAAAGACATGTGGGTCCGGTTTAGGGCGGCTGCGGGATCATGTGGAAGTCCGATAATGATTGTGGCTTCCCAATTGCGTATCACTGTGTGTCAACTTCAGAACTACTTGGTGCCATATATGTATTTTAGAGCATTAGAATTTGACCAAACAAAAATTGTTTcaaccaaaatagaaaaataatattctttgtAAGCAGTCTATTTACTGTTATAATCTTTGATACTATAATAATTCTAATCCTCACAGAGAGTGAGTAGTTGTCATATAATCACCACGGATATaatttactaaaaataataaaagtgtatgtcattaatataattaataatagttttatatataattatttttttaacataaaataaccaCTCGGACCCAATGGTGAGTACTTTTATCATCCACAAACTCACAGAATCTTATCCATTCACGCGTTTGTAGGTGGGTCACGAGTCACGTCTAACATTTCATGAACATTATCTGCGaatcttttccttttatttattttcctcaaGTGGCCGTCAGTTaagtcttttcctttctttgtcGGACTGGAAGAAAAGTCTAGCTATCTTTTTTGtggaattatataaaattagtaaAGGCAACGTGGGCTGCCGCTGTGTCCAGttgacaaaattaaaaaaaataaattataatatataataaatgaaaaagtaaataaagaaatttaaacaaacttaaaatatgtcataaatttaaaaagttcaataaaatataataaaaagaaaaaaactatagactttatataaaagatatttAAGCTTATAATTATAACAGTAGAAAGTTTATTAAAATGACATTTTGAACATCTATCATATTACTTTAGTTATAGAATATGATAGATTAAGAGCACGTTCAGGTTGTTTTGATTGtctaaaaaatacattaaatggaaaaaataaaaaaatattaacatattaagaataataatatgtaaGAAACTCTCCTTATTTAGATGAGTCTATTCTTctaagaaatatttattaaaactcttcattttattttataatgaaaaatatttttttagattaaaaat comes from the Carya illinoinensis cultivar Pawnee chromosome 8, C.illinoinensisPawnee_v1, whole genome shotgun sequence genome and includes:
- the LOC122319297 gene encoding probable mannitol dehydrogenase; the encoded protein is MAKSPEEEHPVKAFGWAVRDSSGLLSPFKFSRRATGDKDVRFKVLYCGICHTDLHRIKNEWGTSKYPLVPGHEIVGEVTEVGNEVKKVKVGDKVGVGTLIGACHSCENCNNDLEVYCPQLILTYDDIYYDGTITYGGFSDTMVANEHYIIRFPENLPLDAGAPLLCAGITLYSPLKYFGLAEPGKHIGIVGLGGLGHVGVKFAKAFGAKVTVISTSTNKKDEALEHLGADSFLHSRDQEQMHAAQGTFDGILDTVSAVHSIQPLIDLLKSHGKLVIVGVPDKPLELPVFPLIMGRKMIAGSGTGGLKETQEMIDFAAKHNIKADIEVIPIDYLNKAMERLAKGDVRYRFVIDVGNSLASTNH